Genomic segment of Rhodococcus rhodochrous:
TAGAACCGGTCCACATATCGGGAGGGTGGTTCGGCCGACGTGCCGATGATGTCGTGGCGGCGGTGCCACGCGTTGTCGACGCGACCGAGCCAGAATGCGAAGGACCCACCGCCATGAGCGAACGCGATTCGCAGACTCTCGTCGATCCGGTCGAATCCTCCGCCCAGAATGAGCGAGAGAATCGACAAGTGGGTCTCGGCCGGCATTCCTGCGAGCCACTGAGCCATCCACCGGTCCAAGCGTGGTGAGCTTGCCATGTCCCACGGATGCACGAACACCGGAACCGACAGCGAGGCGCAGTGCTGCAGGAAGGTCACGATCCCTTCGCTGTCGAGATCGCGATCACCGACGTGATTACCGATCTCGACGCCGCGGTGCCCATTTTCGACACACCGTTCCAGTTCGCGGCATGCGGCATCCGTGTCCTGCAGGGGGACTTGGCAGAACGGAACGAGCCGATCCGGTGCCGGTTCGACGATCGTGAGAGCCAGGTCGTTGAAGATGCGCGCGATCCGCTCGGCTTCTTCGGGCGTACGTCCGTAATTGAAGAAAGCGGGGGTGGGGGAGACGACCTGTGCCCGGACACCGTCCGCATCCATGTCACGCAGTCGCACTTCGTAATCCCACGCATCGGACTGGATACGGCGGAACTCACGCGTACCCATCATGATGATTGCGTCGGATTCGCTTTCGACCCGAAGCCACGGTGCGTCGACCCCGGCGTCGGCACTCAGGTCGGGCCACCCCTTCGGAACGTAATGGGTGTGTACGTCGATGATGTCGCTCATGTCATCCCTTTCCGGGATGCAGTGCGCCGCAGGTACTGCAGGTCCGCGCGGTCTCGTCGTTGTAGAAATCGACGAAGACGGGCGGCAGGTCCGCAACGATGTCACGTACCTGCAGTTCGACTTCGTGGATGAGAGCATCGCACTCGAGGCAGTACCACTGAAACTTCTCGAGTGTTCCTTCGCGCCGTACACGCTCGATTACGAGTCCGATGCCTTCGGTGGGACGCTGAGGCGAATGGGGGATGTTTCCGGGGAGCAGCCAGGATTCGCCCTCGCGGATGTGCACCGCGCGAGTGCCCTCCTCGGTCATGACATTGACGTGGATATCGCCTTCGATCTGGAAGAACCACTCCTCGTATGGATCCACGTGGTAGTCGGTGCGCTGGTTGGGGCCACCGATGACCTGCACGATGAAGTCGTCCCCGAGAGCCATGGTCTGGTTGTTCACCGGCGGAGCGAGGAGGTGCCGGTTGTCGGCGATCCACTTGTGGAAGTCGATGACGGGCGGAATGGTTGTCATGGCGTTCTCTTTCGGTTCAGTGGTGACGGGCGCCAGGTAGGTGGGCTACTGCTTGCATCTCGATGAGCAGGTGCGGATGGGGCAGCTGGTGCACTGCCACGGTCGTCCGTGTCGGGCCTCCTTCGTCGAGCATTTCGGCGTAAACCTCGTTGTATCCGCCGAAGTCGTTCATCGACACGAGGTAGGTGGTGACCTGGACGAGGTCTGTGAGCTCGGCCCCGACCTCCGCGAGAATTGCCTGGATATTGCTGATGACCGCGCGCGTCTGGGCGCGGATATCAAGGCGTGTCGTGCCCATCTCGTCTACCTCCACACCTATGAAAGTGTTGTCGGGCCGACGAGAACTGGTGCCGGAGACGTAAACGAAATCGCCGGCGACCTTGACGTGGGGGAATCTACCCCGAGGTGTGGCGAGCCCCTCGATCACTCGTGCGTTCCCGGTCATGCGATTCCCCTCAGGCTCACGGTTCCCAAACCTTCCACTTCACATTCGACGCTGCCTGTCGTCAGCGGTGTTGCCGTAGTTGCGGCTCCGGCCAGCACCACATACCCGGCGCGCAACGGAATCCGCCGACGTCGTGCGATTTCCAACAACTCGCGGACGGCATTGGCCGGGTCGTCGAGGACAGCGTTCGTCGAGCCTTCCACGACGGTGCCGGACGTGGAGAGGCGGACAGCGCGATTGCTGACATCCTGCAGCGGACGCCACCGGCCGATGACATAAGCTGCTGCGGAGGTGTTGTCCGCCACCACGTCGGTGTAGGTGAAACGGAAATCCCGATAGCGTGAATCGATGATCTCCATCGCGGGAGCGACAGCATCTACGTATGCGGCAATATCCGGCACAGGTCCGTCGAAGTCGATATCGGCGGAGATGCGGTACGCGATCTCGGGTTCGATCTTCGGGTGGATGAAGCGCGAGAGGTCTACGCTCTCGCCGTCGGCGACCTCCATGGCGTCCGTGAGTCGCCCGACGATGACCTCCGATACGCCCATCTGGGCCATCTTCGCTCGGCTGGTGAAGCCGAGTTTGACCCCGACCAGATTCTCTCCCCGTGCACATCGGCGGGCGACGAGTTCTTCCTGGATTGCGTAGGCGGCGTCGACGTCGATGTCGATGTCGTCTGCCAAGCTGTTCGTTTCGATCCGGTCCTGCTCAGCCGAGTCCAGGCGGGCGGCCAGCTCTGTGACAGTGTCCGTGGCCATGTTCATGTGGTTGTCCTTCATCGATGATTCTCGGTCACAGTTGCACGCAGATATTGGTCGGTTCGGAATAGAAGTGGAGTGAGGACTCACCCCCCTCTCGTCCGATCCCCGAGAGTCCCATCCCGCCGAACGGAGATCGAAGTTCGCGGGTGAACCAGGTGTTGACCCACGAGATGCCCACGTGCATCTTCTGGGCGACGCGGTGGCCTCGACGGAGGTCGTTCGTCCACACGGCTGATGCGAGCCCGTATTCCGTATCGTTCGCGAGTGCGATCGCTTCGTCTTCGGTGTCGAACGGTACGAGTGCTGCCACGGGACCGAAAATCTCTTCTCGGAGTACGCGGTCGGTGTTCGTCAGCCCGGTCCACAGTGTCGGTTCGATCCAGGATCCGCCGTCGAGGTCCGGTCCGAGCTCGGGAATGCCGCCCCCGGTCAGTACCTTCGCTCCGGATTCCTCGGCGAGCCGGAGATACCCGAGGATCTTGTCCCGGTGCCCCTGGGAGATCAGCGGACCGGTCGTCGTGTTCGGATCGTTGGGGTCGCCGAGTCGAAGACTCTCGGCGCGTTCGGCGAGTCCGGCCGCAATGTCGTCGAAGATTGCCCGTTGGACGTACACCCTCTCGGTGCACAGACATACCTGACCGGTATTGGTGAAGATCGACTTTGCCAGCCCGGTCACTGCTTCGTCGATGTTCACATCGTCGAATACGATTGCGGCGTTCTTTCCGCCGAGTTCGAACGAGACCGGACGAACTCGGGGTGCGACCGTTTTCATCACGTGGGCACCGGTCGCAGACGATCCGGTGAAGGTGACACCGTCGATGCCCGGATGGGTGGTCAGATACTCACCCGCCGAGTCGGCGCCGAAGCCGTGCACGACGTTGTAGGCACCGGCGGGCAGGCCGGCTTCGGCAAGCACCTCGGCGAGAAGTGTTGCCGTCGAGGGTGTTTCCTCGCTCGGTTTGACCACGATCGCATTTCCGCATGCGAGTGCGGGTGCGACCTTCCACGTCAGCAGGAGCAGTGGGAGATTCCACGGCACGATTACGGCCACGACGCCGAGTGGCTTGCGGACAGCGTAATTGAGGGCTTGTCTTCCGCCTGCAAAATCGGTGAGGAAGGACTCCTGGCCGGCGGCTGCGACGATGTCGGCGAAGGTGCGGAAATTCACGATCGCCCGAGTGACGTCCAGTTCCCGGGCCTGGGTGAGAGGCTTTCCGGTATCGGATATTTCGGCGGCGACGAACTCGTCGAACCGTTCTTCGATCCGATCGGCGACCCGACGTAGGAGCGCGGTGCGCTCTCGCACGGGAGTGTCGGCCCAGCCGCGATCCAGGGCGCGGCGCGCCGCGGTGACCGCACGGTCGACGAGAGGGCGGTCTGCCTCGTGGACTCGGGCGACGATCCGGCCTGTCGAGGGGTCGATCTGATCGAACCCGCGTCGGGAATCGGGTTCGACGAACTCGCCGTCGACGAAATTGCGAATCCAACCGTCATGGATGGGTTTCATGCTTCAATCCTCAGTTCTCGAACGATTACGGACAAATGCCAATCACGTGATTGCTATGCCCATCTTGTAATAGCAATGGAGAGGGGTCGCAGCCTTTGCTCTTTGTCGACGACGCGACCGATCCGTTGGCCGAGTGCAGAAGTCGCACCGCACGAGGACATCCCGGGTCGGACCGATGCCATCGACCGGGCACTCCGACACGACGAGGAGGCGTCGTCACTGCAAATCGGTCCCGAGGGCTCGGATGCGCTTGTGTCGTCGGCCCGGTTCATCTCGAAATCGGTTCCTGGACAACGGTTGACCTGTCACCGGAAAGAAGTTGCGTGCTTCAGAGGACTACGGCAGCGCGACCGGTGACGTGCCCGTTCCTCAGTGCATCGAGAGCAGAGGGTAGTTCGTGCAGAGCGAACTCGTGCACGGGAAGCACCAGTCGGCCCGAGGTGATCAGGTCACACATCATCGGGACGAGCGACGCTTGTTCCTCTCGTCGCCGCATCATGTTCAAGGGAAGTAGCGCCACGTCGTGCAGGAGGAAGTTGGGCAGATCGAGGCAAACGGCTTCACCGCGTGTGTAGCCGATCAGGACTGCCCGACCTCCCGGCACGACGCCCCCGAGCAGGCTCGCGAGTTGTTGTCCGCCCACAGTATCTATGAGTACGTCGAACGTCGGTTTCGATGCAAGGCGATCCAGGACATCCGGAGACGACACGAGCGGCTCGACTCCCTGGGGCAGAGTTCTGGCCTTGGCGTGCGTCGAGACGAGTCCGGTGACACTCGCCGCGCCGGCATGGAGGGCGAACTGGCCGGCGGCGGCGCCCACGGCACCCGACGCTCCGGTGACGAGCACTCGTTCACCGGGAGTTATCCGAGCGACACCCGTGACCGCGAGGTAGCCGGACGTGGAAGGGGATAGGAAAGTGGCTGCTGCGGCTGGAGGGAGCGACCGGGGCAACTCCATGAGTGCGGTATCAGGGGCTGCTACGTACTCGGCCCAGCATCCGGGCCGGTTGACACCCACCCCCCCGCCACGGACCAACACGCGTACTCCCGGTTCGAATCGATCGGATTCGACGATGGTCCCGACTGCGTCGGTCCCCCCGATGTGGGGGAGTCGGGGTGGAACCGAGAATCGGCCCGACGCGATGGTCACATCCAGGTGGCCGACCGCGGCGGCTGCCACTTCGACCAGAGATTCGTTCGCTACTGGGTGAGGGACTTCGGTCTGCTCGATCCGTGGGGACTGCCCGTAGCGGTGGAGCAGAGCGGCTCGCATCGAGTGCACTACTTAAGCGTCAGTGCGACATCGACGTTGTTCCGAACTGCCTTGGAATACGGGCACTTCTGATGTGCGCCCTCGACCACGGTGCGTGCAACGTCCTCGTCGACTCCGGGCATGTTCACCACGAGTTCGACCGAAAGGCCGAACCCCTCACCGTGATCCGCGATCGTGACTCGCGCGGTCACCGTGGGGTCGGTGAGCCGCACCTTGTGCGCGCGCGCAACGGACGACAATGCCGACAGGAAACAACCGGCGTATCCGGCGGCGAAGAGTTGTTCGGGATTGGATCCGCCGCCGGCACCTCCCAGTTCGACAGGGATGCCGAGAGCGACGTCGACCAGTCCGTCGTTCGAAGCGACACGGCCGTTTCGGCCGTTGCCGTCTGCGGTTGCCTCTGCGGTGTATTCCATCACGGTCACTTCAGTTCCTTCCGATCAGAGTGAGAAGTTCTTCCACTGCACGTGGAGTGGCTCGGGCGAATGTGCCTCCACGCGAGACGGGCATGCCGGTTGCCCGCGCAACGCTGACCGCGAGCTCTGCCTGTCGCACGGCGAGGTAGGTGGGATTGGCAATCATGGCGCCGTCCAACTGCAGGTCGGTGTCGGTGGCGCTCAGCAACGCGAACAACCCTCCTGCGGACATCACTACTTCGACGCCGCTCTCACGGACCATGGCCTGTGCCGCGTCGAGGAACATCTTCTTGATTGGGGAGTGTCCGATAAACGGTGGATCCGGCCTGGCATCGGTTAGTTGATGCGTCCTTCGAAAGTGATCGCGAAGGCATTGAGGGCAGGCTTCCACCTCATCGCCCATCGTGCCCTACCCCGACCGGTGGGGTCCAGCGCCCGCGTCGCAAGATAGAGACACTTCAGCGCGGCCTGCTCGGTCGGGAAATGCCCACGGGCGCGGATCGCACGCCGGTAGCGGGCATTGATCGACTCGATCGCGTTCGTCGAGCAGATCACCCGCCGGATCTCGACGTCGTAGTCGAGGAACGGCACGAACTCGCTCCACGCGTTCTCCCAGAGCCGGACGATCGCCGGATACTTCGGTCCCCACTTGGTGGCGAACTCGACGAACCGTTCCTTGGCCGCGGCCTCGGTCGGAGCGGTATAGATCGGTTTGAGATCGCGGGACATCTCGTCCCAATGCTGGCGTGGTGCGAATCGAAAAGTGTTGCGGATCAAGTGGATAACGCAAGTTTGCACCACTGCGAGTTCCCACACGGTGTTGATCGCCTCCGGCAAGCCTTTCAACCCGTCGCAGACGACGATGCACACATCGGCCACTCCGCGGTTTTTGATCTCGGTGAGCACCGCCAGCCAGAACTTCGCGCCTTCCCCGCCGTCGCCGGCCCACAACCCCAGGATGTCGCGTTCACCGTTGACGGTCACCCCGATCGCGACGTAGATCGGTCGGTTGGTGACCTGACCGTCGCGGATCTTGACGTGGATGGCGTCGATGAACACCACCGGATACACCCGATCGAGGGGCCGGTTCTGCCACTCGGTCATCTCCTCGAGCACCTTGTCGGTGATCCGGGAGATGGTGTCCTTCGACACCGACGCTCCGTAGATATCCTGAAAGTGTGCCGAGATCTCGCCGGTGGTCAATCCTTTGGCGCTGAGCGAGAGCACGATCTCGTCGATGCCGGTCAGCCGCCGTTGCCGTTTGCGCACGATCTTCGGTTCGAAGCTCGAGTCGGTGTCCCGCGGGACGTCGATCTCGACCGGGCCGATCTCGGTGAGCACCGTCTTCGATCTGGTGCCGTTGCGGGAGTTGCCGCTGCCGCGACCGGCCGGGTCGTTCTTCTCGTAGCCGAGGTGCTCGGTCATCTCCGCATCCAGTGCGGTTTCGAGCACGTTCTTCGTCAACTGCCCGAGCAGTCCGTTCGGGCCCATCAGCTCGATGCCCTGCTCTTTGGCCTGGGCCAGCAGCTGCTGCGCCAACTCCAGCTGGTTCACCTCGTCCGCCATGGGCTCCAGTGTTTCCGTCACGGTCGATCCTTCCCGCCAAGCTCGCTGCTCGGCGTGTCAGGCCAACCCGGATCCACCGTTATTCAGACAGTCCCCTTGATTGCTTCGTATCCGGCCGGATCATCGTATGCAGCTACCGCCTCGTCGGGGGTTATCTGCATGCATCGGACGTCGACAACTCTCGATTCGAGTCCGTACCGACGGATCTGTTCGTGATGCCACGGGAGGTAGACGGGGTCGATGGAGACGATCCCGACCCGCCCACCGAGCATGCATGCTTGATGCATGCTGGCTTCGCCGTGTCCGACGACCGGGATGTCGACGGCGGTCCGTGCCTCGAACAGGCCAGCGTCCTGGAAGTGCCCGACGAGTACCGCGTCGAACCCCTCCCGTTCCGCTTCGACGATGCCGGCGATGGACTGGACACTGCACCGTAGCTCACTCAGACGTCCCAGCTGAGTGTCTGCGGGGCTGATTCCGCGGACCTCGAACGAGACACCCGGTGCGGCGATCCCGGCAAGGTAGTCGGTCAGCCGAGATAGATACGGCTGGTGGAGGGCCGGGTCCGTGTAGCTCTGATACAGAATACGTACGGGGGCGTGTGCTGACATGGTGACTTCCTTTCTCTTTCGCCGAATAGGGAAGAAGCCCTGGTGTTCCGACGATCGGACGGTCAGTCCGGTGGTAAGGAGAAGATTCTGGTGAGGTGGGTGTGCGAATTCATTCGCGTTGCCGGATCTCCGGGGTCATACGTGTCGTGTGTCTTTCCCGGAGGTTCTGCAGGATAGGGGTGGTCGACGAACCACGAGTCGACCCAGACGGTGTCGGCGTCGATCGTTCGGGCGAGGTCGTGACTCCGCTCGGGATCGCTTGTCCATATCGAGGTCCAGAGACGACCTTCTCCGCATAAGGCGCGCCGATTCAGTTCACGTTCGTCGTCGAACGGTGCGAGGATCGCGGTAGGCCCGTCGATGCGCTGGAACGCTCGCGCTCGGGGCAGATTGTCCGCCGCCCAGAGAGTCGGCCGAATCCAGAAGCCGTCACGCAGGGCGCGGGGTACGTCGGTCGGCTCGTGTTCCGTGATGCGTTTCGATCCGGATGTTGCTGTGCGATCGAAAGCGTGAACCACTGCTTCGTAGTGTGGTCGCGAGATGAGCGGTCCGAAGTCCACCCCGGCACGTTGGCTGTCGAGGGTCTCCGTCAGGCGACTGCACATCTCGTCGTACACGGACCGGTCGATATACACGCGATCGACGCTTGCATCGGACTGGCCGGACTTGAACGCAATCGATCTCGCGATGCTCCGGGCCGCGGCAGCGATGTCGGCATCCGCGCATACGATCGCGACGCATGTGACCCGCTCCGGTGTTCCTGACGCCGACCGGTGTCGCAGCCGTCGTCCTTCCTCCTGCAGGATGCTGCGTACTCTGTGATGTTTGGACAACCGTTCCGATGCCGCCCCTGTATCGAACCCGTGCACGACGTTGTAGACGCCGGCCGGCAGACCGGCATCGGTGGCAATTCCGGCCAGCAACGTCGCGGTCCCCGGTGTATCGACCGCGGGTTTCACGACAGCGGTGTTTCCCGCGGCGAGAACGGGAGCGAGGCCGGAGGCCAGGGACAGGAGTGGTAGACGCCACGAGGGAAACACCCCGACCACACCCAGAGGTTTGCGGATCTGGTAGATCGCAGGACGGCGGCCGGGCGTACCGTGCGAAGTCGAAGTGGCGAGTGCGTCGGCACAGGCACGAAACTGTGCGGCGGCGTGGACGATGTCGAACTCGGCTACATGGCTCGACGGTTGTCCGGTATCCGTGACCTCCGCCGCGACCAGGGCATCGGAACGATCTTCGATAGCTGCGGCGACAGCGTATAGGATTCCGCACCGCTCGACGCTGTCGATTCGACCCCATGCTCGGTCGAACATGTCGTGCGCCTCGTCCACAGCACGGTCGGCGAGGCGCACATCGGCCTCGTGTAC
This window contains:
- a CDS encoding amidohydrolase family protein; this translates as MSDIIDVHTHYVPKGWPDLSADAGVDAPWLRVESESDAIIMMGTREFRRIQSDAWDYEVRLRDMDADGVRAQVVSPTPAFFNYGRTPEEAERIARIFNDLALTIVEPAPDRLVPFCQVPLQDTDAACRELERCVENGHRGVEIGNHVGDRDLDSEGIVTFLQHCASLSVPVFVHPWDMASSPRLDRWMAQWLAGMPAETHLSILSLILGGGFDRIDESLRIAFAHGGGSFAFWLGRVDNAWHRRHDIIGTSAEPPSRYVDRFYVDSVVFDERALRLLVDTMGSERVLVGSDYPYPLGERPVGSVVRKSEFLTPEARAMIEHENAMRFLGLS
- a CDS encoding 3-hydroxyanthranilate 3,4-dioxygenase, which produces MTTIPPVIDFHKWIADNRHLLAPPVNNQTMALGDDFIVQVIGGPNQRTDYHVDPYEEWFFQIEGDIHVNVMTEEGTRAVHIREGESWLLPGNIPHSPQRPTEGIGLVIERVRREGTLEKFQWYCLECDALIHEVELQVRDIVADLPPVFVDFYNDETARTCSTCGALHPGKG
- a CDS encoding aspartate/glutamate racemase family protein is translated as MSAHAPVRILYQSYTDPALHQPYLSRLTDYLAGIAAPGVSFEVRGISPADTQLGRLSELRCSVQSIAGIVEAEREGFDAVLVGHFQDAGLFEARTAVDIPVVGHGEASMHQACMLGGRVGIVSIDPVYLPWHHEQIRRYGLESRVVDVRCMQITPDEAVAAYDDPAGYEAIKGTV
- a CDS encoding organic hydroperoxide resistance protein, yielding MEYTAEATADGNGRNGRVASNDGLVDVALGIPVELGGAGGGSNPEQLFAAGYAGCFLSALSSVARAHKVRLTDPTVTARVTIADHGEGFGLSVELVVNMPGVDEDVARTVVEGAHQKCPYSKAVRNNVDVALTLK
- a CDS encoding 2-hydroxymuconic semialdehyde dehydrogenase, yielding MKPIHDGWIRNFVDGEFVEPDSRRGFDQIDPSTGRIVARVHEADRPLVDRAVTAARRALDRGWADTPVRERTALLRRVADRIEERFDEFVAAEISDTGKPLTQARELDVTRAIVNFRTFADIVAAAGQESFLTDFAGGRQALNYAVRKPLGVVAVIVPWNLPLLLLTWKVAPALACGNAIVVKPSEETPSTATLLAEVLAEAGLPAGAYNVVHGFGADSAGEYLTTHPGIDGVTFTGSSATGAHVMKTVAPRVRPVSFELGGKNAAIVFDDVNIDEAVTGLAKSIFTNTGQVCLCTERVYVQRAIFDDIAAGLAERAESLRLGDPNDPNTTTGPLISQGHRDKILGYLRLAEESGAKVLTGGGIPELGPDLDGGSWIEPTLWTGLTNTDRVLREEIFGPVAALVPFDTEDEAIALANDTEYGLASAVWTNDLRRGHRVAQKMHVGISWVNTWFTRELRSPFGGMGLSGIGREGGESSLHFYSEPTNICVQL
- a CDS encoding 2-keto-4-pentenoate hydratase; translation: MNMATDTVTELAARLDSAEQDRIETNSLADDIDIDVDAAYAIQEELVARRCARGENLVGVKLGFTSRAKMAQMGVSEVIVGRLTDAMEVADGESVDLSRFIHPKIEPEIAYRISADIDFDGPVPDIAAYVDAVAPAMEIIDSRYRDFRFTYTDVVADNTSAAAYVIGRWRPLQDVSNRAVRLSTSGTVVEGSTNAVLDDPANAVRELLEIARRRRIPLRAGYVVLAGAATTATPLTTGSVECEVEGLGTVSLRGIA
- a CDS encoding IS256 family transposase, which encodes MADEVNQLELAQQLLAQAKEQGIELMGPNGLLGQLTKNVLETALDAEMTEHLGYEKNDPAGRGSGNSRNGTRSKTVLTEIGPVEIDVPRDTDSSFEPKIVRKRQRRLTGIDEIVLSLSAKGLTTGEISAHFQDIYGASVSKDTISRITDKVLEEMTEWQNRPLDRVYPVVFIDAIHVKIRDGQVTNRPIYVAIGVTVNGERDILGLWAGDGGEGAKFWLAVLTEIKNRGVADVCIVVCDGLKGLPEAINTVWELAVVQTCVIHLIRNTFRFAPRQHWDEMSRDLKPIYTAPTEAAAKERFVEFATKWGPKYPAIVRLWENAWSEFVPFLDYDVEIRRVICSTNAIESINARYRRAIRARGHFPTEQAALKCLYLATRALDPTGRGRARWAMRWKPALNAFAITFEGRIN
- a CDS encoding aldehyde dehydrogenase family protein gives rise to the protein MLEYKNYIGGRFVDGTGAFAAIDPATGQPAAWVHEADVRLADRAVDEAHDMFDRAWGRIDSVERCGILYAVAAAIEDRSDALVAAEVTDTGQPSSHVAEFDIVHAAAQFRACADALATSTSHGTPGRRPAIYQIRKPLGVVGVFPSWRLPLLSLASGLAPVLAAGNTAVVKPAVDTPGTATLLAGIATDAGLPAGVYNVVHGFDTGAASERLSKHHRVRSILQEEGRRLRHRSASGTPERVTCVAIVCADADIAAAARSIARSIAFKSGQSDASVDRVYIDRSVYDEMCSRLTETLDSQRAGVDFGPLISRPHYEAVVHAFDRTATSGSKRITEHEPTDVPRALRDGFWIRPTLWAADNLPRARAFQRIDGPTAILAPFDDERELNRRALCGEGRLWTSIWTSDPERSHDLARTIDADTVWVDSWFVDHPYPAEPPGKTHDTYDPGDPATRMNSHTHLTRIFSLPPD
- a CDS encoding RidA family protein — encoded protein: MTGNARVIEGLATPRGRFPHVKVAGDFVYVSGTSSRRPDNTFIGVEVDEMGTTRLDIRAQTRAVISNIQAILAEVGAELTDLVQVTTYLVSMNDFGGYNEVYAEMLDEGGPTRTTVAVHQLPHPHLLIEMQAVAHLPGARHH
- a CDS encoding zinc-binding dehydrogenase, translated to MLVTGASGAVGAAAGQFALHAGAASVTGLVSTHAKARTLPQGVEPLVSSPDVLDRLASKPTFDVLIDTVGGQQLASLLGGVVPGGRAVLIGYTRGEAVCLDLPNFLLHDVALLPLNMMRRREEQASLVPMMCDLITSGRLVLPVHEFALHELPSALDALRNGHVTGRAAVVL